A section of the Spirosoma pollinicola genome encodes:
- a CDS encoding VCBS repeat-containing protein: MRISLILLAVGLLAACRSEQQPPSDPLFRKLPADETHVNFSNTVTDDKDFNIFNYRNFYNGGGVAIGDVNNDGLSDVLMIANMGDNKLYLNRTKPGQSGIQFDDVTTKAGVAGKRAWSTGATFADVNGDGRLDLYICNAGNRNGDDRANELFINNGNDANGIPTFTERAAEYGLNDRGYSTHAAFFDYDRDGDLDMYLLNNSFMPVGRLQYANLRAERDSLGGHKLFRNLMSERAKERKSGLAIDKSSAPVFADVSEQAGIYGSLIGFGLGITIGDVNDDNWLDIYISNDFYERDYLYINNHDGTFKESIKESMPHTSLSSMGADVADVNNDGKLDIFITDMLPGNDRRLKQTSSYEGHDLEQIKVGRDFHYQYMQNMLHLNRGIQPGSGGLPVFSDVARFAGVHATDWSWGALIFDMDNDGQKDIFVANGIAKDVTDQDFVNFLADGENMAQIARLRKFNFKEFLDKAPSEGVPNYAFHNDGGLQFTNKAFDWGLSEPDFSNGAAYGDLDNDGDLDLIVNNMNAPVAIYQNQSVEKNKTNFLKIKLEGLGMNRNAIGARVLVYQPAQTQLLQQMPNRGFESSVDLNLVFGLGASPAIDSLIIIWPDDKMQTLRKPKANQLLTLRQQEANQLWKPTTTKQEPFFQDNTAASGLNYVHKESPFVDYNRDALLKQQVSTQGPALATGDVNGDGLDDVFLGGASGQAGHLYMQQSAGRFVDKTPAQMGQDTAYEAVDAVLFDADGDKDLDLYVVSGSNEFSEESDELLDRFYLNDGKGGFTRSETALPNLKASGSCVAAADFDRDGDIDLFVGSRLIPGKYGQNPPSYLLTNGGAGNFKNYTKRSLPDVDQLGMVTSATWADLNGDSYPELIVVGDWEPVKIFENKHGKLSQNPALAIKNAKGEVLKTNGWWNCVNAGDADGDGDLDLVIGNLGTNSRIKATQTIPAEIYVGDFDHNGTVEQIINCADETGELYPMVLKQDLQKAMPTIKKKYVKFHDYAGKKITDMLDEDQLKQAVVKQSFMGTTAILMNDGKGNLTFQALPAEAQFSPVCGVLFTDYDKDGRTDLLLTGNFLDVLPEIGRYDANYGILLRNKGKAADGSITYESINPTVSGFFVRGQVRRIAKLAQGQVVLAKNNDRAQIFKMDNGK; the protein is encoded by the coding sequence ATGCGCATCAGTTTGATATTACTGGCAGTAGGCCTGCTTGCCGCTTGCCGTTCCGAACAACAGCCACCGTCAGACCCTCTGTTCCGAAAGTTACCTGCCGACGAAACACACGTCAATTTTAGCAATACCGTTACCGACGATAAAGACTTTAATATCTTCAATTACCGTAATTTTTATAATGGCGGAGGTGTCGCTATTGGCGATGTTAATAATGACGGTTTATCAGACGTGTTGATGATCGCCAATATGGGCGACAACAAACTCTATCTGAACCGAACAAAACCCGGGCAGAGCGGCATTCAATTTGACGATGTTACGACCAAAGCGGGTGTGGCCGGTAAGCGAGCCTGGAGCACTGGAGCCACATTTGCCGATGTGAACGGTGATGGGCGACTCGATTTGTATATCTGTAATGCCGGGAATCGCAATGGAGACGACCGCGCCAACGAACTCTTTATAAATAACGGCAACGACGCCAACGGCATCCCTACCTTTACCGAGCGAGCAGCTGAATATGGGCTGAATGATCGCGGGTATTCAACCCACGCGGCCTTTTTTGACTATGACCGCGACGGCGATCTGGACATGTATTTGCTCAACAACAGCTTTATGCCCGTTGGCAGGCTGCAGTATGCCAACCTGCGTGCAGAGCGGGATTCATTGGGGGGACATAAGCTGTTTCGGAACCTAATGAGCGAAAGAGCGAAAGAGCGAAAGAGTGGCTTGGCCATAGATAAATCATCGGCTCCTGTTTTCGCGGATGTTTCGGAGCAGGCCGGTATTTACGGGAGCCTGATTGGCTTCGGACTGGGTATTACCATTGGCGATGTTAATGACGACAACTGGTTGGATATTTATATCTCCAATGACTTTTACGAGCGCGACTATCTATACATCAATAACCACGATGGCACCTTCAAGGAGTCGATCAAAGAGTCGATGCCGCACACGAGCCTGTCGTCGATGGGAGCCGATGTGGCTGATGTGAATAACGACGGGAAACTCGATATTTTTATAACCGATATGCTCCCCGGCAACGATCGGCGGTTGAAACAAACGTCGAGCTATGAGGGTCATGACTTGGAACAGATTAAAGTTGGCCGCGACTTTCACTACCAATACATGCAGAATATGCTGCACCTGAATCGGGGCATTCAGCCTGGGTCTGGTGGCTTACCCGTTTTTAGCGATGTGGCCCGTTTTGCGGGTGTTCATGCGACCGACTGGAGTTGGGGTGCCCTCATTTTCGATATGGACAACGACGGGCAAAAAGATATATTCGTTGCCAATGGCATTGCCAAAGACGTAACGGATCAGGACTTCGTGAACTTCCTGGCTGACGGCGAAAACATGGCGCAAATTGCCCGTTTGCGTAAGTTTAACTTCAAAGAGTTTTTGGATAAAGCCCCCTCGGAAGGCGTTCCGAATTACGCCTTTCACAACGATGGCGGTCTACAGTTTACCAACAAAGCGTTTGATTGGGGACTGTCTGAACCTGATTTTTCGAACGGGGCTGCCTATGGCGATTTAGATAATGATGGCGATTTAGACTTGATCGTCAATAATATGAACGCCCCGGTAGCCATTTACCAGAATCAATCAGTCGAAAAGAATAAAACAAATTTCCTGAAGATCAAGCTGGAAGGACTTGGCATGAATCGGAACGCCATTGGTGCCCGTGTGCTTGTTTACCAGCCTGCACAAACGCAACTGTTACAGCAGATGCCCAATCGCGGGTTTGAGTCGTCGGTAGACCTTAATCTGGTATTTGGGTTAGGCGCATCGCCCGCAATTGATTCATTAATAATCATCTGGCCGGACGATAAGATGCAAACTCTGCGCAAACCGAAGGCCAACCAATTGCTCACCCTGCGGCAACAGGAGGCCAACCAGCTCTGGAAACCAACGACTACCAAACAGGAACCCTTTTTTCAGGACAATACCGCAGCATCGGGCCTGAACTATGTGCATAAAGAAAGTCCCTTCGTCGATTACAACCGGGATGCGTTGCTTAAACAGCAAGTCTCGACGCAGGGCCCCGCTTTGGCAACTGGCGATGTAAATGGCGATGGGTTAGACGATGTGTTTCTGGGTGGTGCCAGTGGACAGGCTGGACACCTATATATGCAGCAATCGGCTGGTCGGTTCGTTGATAAAACGCCAGCACAAATGGGTCAGGATACAGCCTATGAGGCTGTAGATGCTGTTTTGTTCGATGCCGATGGCGATAAAGATCTTGACCTGTATGTCGTGTCGGGCAGTAACGAGTTCAGTGAGGAGTCCGACGAGTTGCTGGACCGATTTTACCTGAACGATGGAAAAGGCGGCTTTACCCGTTCGGAAACAGCGTTGCCAAACCTGAAAGCAAGCGGCTCCTGCGTGGCTGCTGCCGACTTTGATCGGGATGGCGACATTGATTTGTTCGTTGGGTCGCGGTTGATTCCGGGGAAATACGGTCAAAATCCACCCAGTTATCTGCTCACTAACGGTGGCGCCGGAAACTTCAAAAATTACACGAAGCGGTCATTGCCCGACGTGGATCAGTTGGGTATGGTCACATCGGCTACCTGGGCCGATCTGAATGGCGACAGCTATCCCGAACTGATTGTTGTTGGCGATTGGGAGCCCGTAAAAATATTCGAAAACAAGCACGGTAAACTAAGTCAGAACCCGGCACTAGCGATCAAGAATGCGAAAGGGGAGGTACTGAAGACCAATGGCTGGTGGAACTGCGTAAACGCAGGTGATGCCGACGGCGATGGTGATCTTGACTTAGTAATTGGGAACTTGGGCACTAACTCCCGGATTAAGGCTACCCAAACTATTCCTGCCGAAATCTACGTTGGTGATTTTGACCATAATGGTACAGTCGAGCAGATTATCAACTGCGCCGATGAAACAGGCGAATTGTACCCAATGGTGCTGAAGCAGGATTTGCAGAAAGCCATGCCTACGATCAAGAAAAAGTATGTGAAATTCCATGACTATGCCGGTAAAAAGATTACCGATATGTTGGATGAAGATCAGTTAAAGCAGGCAGTTGTCAAGCAATCTTTCATGGGTACAACGGCTATTCTGATGAACGATGGCAAAGGGAATCTGACGTTTCAGGCACTACCTGCCGAAGCCCAGTTTTCGCCCGTTTGTGGTGTCCTTTTCACAGACTATGATAAGGACGGGCGCACGGACCTCCTGTTGACCGGAAACTTTCTGGATGTGCTTCCCGAAATCGGGCGGTATGATGCTAACTATGGCATACTGTTACGCAATAAAGGAAAAGCCGCCGATGGTTCGATTACTTATGAATCCATTAATCCGACTGTGTCGGGATTCTTCGTGCGGGGGCAAGTTCGGCGGATAGCAAAGCTGGCACAAGGGCAAGTCGTTCTGGCCAAAAACAACGACCGGGCGCAGATATTTAAAATGGATAATGGAAAATGA
- a CDS encoding VCBS repeat-containing protein: MKRIALFLFVGAVALTSCNPFKSEKKLFQTLDSTQTGVGFVNQLKPTEKLNILDYLYFYNGGGVSAGDINNDGLTDLYFVSNQGKNKLYLNKGNFKFEDITAKAGVEGFADWQTGSTMADVNGDGLLDIYVCAVGNFRGQEGSNELYINNGDETFTEKAADYGLDFTGFSTQAAFFDYDHDGDLDCYLLNHAIHTSRSYDRVSARNFRNNESGDYLYENQIITKAGKAPAGKITRFLNVSERAGIYGAAMGYGLGISVADMNNDGWEDLYISNDFHEDDYYYVNNHDGTFTESVRKAFQHTSRFSMGNDIADVNNDGFPDVMTLDMYPEDETVEKSSLGEDPLDIYVYKLAYGYMNQYSRNCLQLSLSGKKFMDIGAMSGVAATDWSWSPLLADYDNDGIKDLFITNGIVRRPNNLEYVKFAADDSLRYAMETSKSLDERATKLMPEGKVHNYLYRGTPSLRFEDKSVAWGFETPNYSNGSAYADLDNDGDLDLITNNINDPASLYRNEANTIFPDNTHLTVKLSGNSPNNFGTGAKVILKYGKDSLMMQQLMPTRGFESSVAPELVFGLGKRATVDSLIVIWPNQKMEVRTKVKTNQSLTLKQADAKLDGTSFRYAAPAIHPLFADLTTADSIPYKHQENNEYFDYVRESLMPFKVSTEGPHLAVGDVNGDGLDDIYAGGAKWQAGSLLIQQPDGKFSPSVQPDFKRDSTYEDVDAVFFDADGDKDLDLYVVSGGNEYYNKMPEQLDRLYLNDGKGSFARSANALPDMFDNKSCVRPVDIDKDGDLDLFVGGRVVGFGYGKSPNSYLLVNDGKGHFSDQTDKRADGLRKAGMITDAVWVDYDGDKDQDLILAGDWMPIRIFANDNGKFAEVKPITEDETPLSGFYQRVIAADFDHDGDIDLIAGNMGTNTKFRKTPDSQLRMWVKDVDNNQSTEQIIAYNRGKEWYPLAFKDELGKQMPSIINKRFTDYVSFAGKPLDDVFKNDELKDAEEFTVNQFASVYLENKNGKFVVHELPMMAQVSKLFALHAIDIDHDGDLDILGGGNFYGVSTYQGRYDASYGLVLRNDGKGNFTALSPVDVGFLLNGEIRDIRPVHTGQGVLIVVARNDAGMQVFKSL, from the coding sequence ATGAAACGTATTGCTTTATTTCTGTTTGTTGGCGCTGTGGCGTTGACGAGTTGCAACCCTTTCAAATCTGAAAAAAAACTTTTCCAGACACTCGACTCCACCCAAACGGGCGTGGGTTTTGTGAACCAGTTGAAGCCGACCGAGAAATTGAATATTCTCGATTATCTGTATTTCTACAACGGTGGGGGCGTATCGGCGGGCGATATCAATAACGATGGCCTAACCGATCTGTACTTTGTTTCTAACCAGGGTAAGAACAAATTATACCTCAACAAAGGAAATTTTAAGTTCGAAGATATCACCGCCAAAGCGGGAGTCGAAGGATTTGCCGATTGGCAAACGGGCTCTACTATGGCCGATGTTAACGGCGATGGCTTGCTCGATATCTATGTTTGTGCCGTGGGCAATTTCCGTGGGCAGGAAGGGTCCAACGAGCTGTACATCAATAACGGCGACGAAACCTTTACCGAAAAGGCCGCTGATTATGGTCTTGACTTCACCGGATTTTCGACCCAGGCCGCTTTTTTTGATTATGATCACGATGGCGACCTGGATTGCTATCTGCTTAATCACGCCATTCACACATCGCGCAGTTATGACCGCGTGTCGGCCCGAAATTTCCGGAACAACGAGTCAGGTGACTACCTGTACGAAAACCAGATCATAACTAAAGCCGGGAAAGCTCCGGCGGGCAAGATTACCCGTTTCCTGAATGTAAGCGAACGAGCCGGTATTTATGGTGCCGCTATGGGCTACGGCCTGGGCATCTCGGTTGCCGACATGAATAATGATGGATGGGAAGACCTGTACATCTCCAACGATTTTCATGAAGATGACTATTACTACGTCAACAACCACGACGGCACCTTTACGGAAAGCGTTAGAAAAGCGTTTCAGCATACCAGCCGCTTTTCGATGGGCAACGACATTGCCGATGTGAACAACGATGGTTTTCCGGATGTGATGACGCTGGATATGTATCCCGAAGATGAAACGGTTGAGAAATCGTCGCTGGGAGAAGATCCTCTGGATATCTATGTGTATAAACTGGCCTATGGCTACATGAATCAATACAGCCGGAACTGCCTTCAATTGAGCCTTTCGGGTAAGAAATTTATGGATATTGGAGCAATGTCGGGGGTAGCCGCCACCGACTGGAGCTGGTCGCCGTTGCTGGCCGACTATGATAATGATGGTATAAAAGACCTGTTCATCACGAACGGCATTGTCCGTCGGCCAAACAACCTTGAATACGTTAAGTTTGCAGCTGATGACTCCCTGCGCTATGCGATGGAAACCTCGAAATCGCTCGATGAACGGGCGACCAAGCTAATGCCCGAAGGCAAGGTACACAACTATTTGTACCGGGGAACCCCTTCCCTGCGGTTCGAAGATAAGTCGGTGGCTTGGGGTTTCGAGACACCAAATTATTCAAACGGTTCCGCATACGCTGACCTCGATAACGATGGTGATCTGGATTTGATTACCAACAATATCAACGATCCGGCCAGCCTGTATCGGAATGAAGCGAATACGATCTTTCCGGACAACACCCACCTGACCGTTAAACTGAGCGGTAATTCGCCGAACAACTTCGGCACAGGGGCAAAGGTTATCTTAAAATATGGTAAAGACAGCCTGATGATGCAGCAGTTGATGCCTACACGCGGCTTCGAATCGTCGGTTGCGCCCGAGTTAGTATTTGGGCTTGGCAAACGGGCAACTGTTGATTCGCTGATTGTAATCTGGCCAAACCAAAAGATGGAAGTTCGCACGAAGGTGAAAACTAATCAGTCGCTGACGTTGAAACAGGCCGATGCGAAACTTGATGGAACCAGCTTTCGATACGCAGCCCCTGCCATTCATCCGCTCTTCGCCGATTTGACTACTGCTGATTCAATTCCGTATAAGCACCAGGAAAATAATGAGTATTTCGATTACGTTCGGGAGTCGTTGATGCCGTTTAAGGTGTCGACCGAGGGGCCACATCTGGCGGTGGGTGATGTTAATGGTGATGGACTGGACGATATTTATGCCGGTGGTGCTAAGTGGCAGGCGGGCAGTTTATTAATCCAGCAACCCGACGGCAAATTCAGCCCATCAGTTCAGCCTGACTTCAAAAGGGATTCGACTTATGAAGATGTAGACGCCGTTTTCTTTGATGCCGACGGCGACAAAGACCTGGATTTATATGTAGTATCGGGCGGCAACGAGTATTATAATAAAATGCCCGAGCAACTTGACCGCCTTTACCTGAATGATGGTAAAGGTTCGTTTGCTCGGTCAGCGAACGCGCTACCGGACATGTTCGACAACAAAAGCTGTGTCCGACCGGTCGACATTGATAAAGATGGGGATCTGGATTTATTCGTCGGCGGTCGTGTGGTAGGATTCGGCTATGGAAAATCGCCAAACTCCTATTTGCTCGTTAACGATGGCAAAGGGCATTTCTCAGACCAGACCGACAAACGGGCCGATGGGCTTCGAAAAGCCGGTATGATTACCGATGCTGTCTGGGTAGATTATGATGGCGACAAAGACCAGGATTTGATTCTGGCAGGCGACTGGATGCCGATTCGTATTTTCGCTAACGACAACGGCAAGTTTGCCGAAGTCAAACCCATTACTGAAGACGAAACCCCATTGAGCGGTTTCTACCAGCGGGTCATTGCTGCCGACTTCGACCACGACGGTGATATTGACCTGATTGCGGGCAACATGGGGACGAATACCAAGTTTCGCAAAACTCCCGATTCACAGCTACGGATGTGGGTGAAGGACGTAGACAACAACCAGAGCACCGAGCAGATCATTGCTTATAATCGCGGCAAAGAGTGGTATCCACTGGCTTTTAAAGACGAGTTGGGTAAACAGATGCCGAGTATCATCAACAAGCGCTTTACGGATTATGTCTCCTTTGCTGGTAAGCCCCTCGACGATGTATTTAAAAATGATGAACTGAAAGATGCCGAAGAGTTTACCGTCAATCAATTTGCATCGGTTTATCTGGAGAATAAAAATGGGAAATTTGTTGTACACGAACTGCCCATGATGGCGCAAGTCTCGAAACTATTTGCCTTACACGCCATCGACATTGACCACGATGGCGACCTCGATATATTGGGCGGAGGTAATTTCTACGGCGTAAGTACGTATCAGGGGCGTTACGATGCCAGTTATGGTCTGGTATTGCGTAACGACGGCAAAGGCAACTTCACGGCATTGTCGCCCGTTGATGTCGGTTTTCTGCTCAACGGCGAAATTCGGGATATTCGCCCCGTTCATACGGGTCAGGGTGTATTGATTGTTGTGGCGCGAAATGATGCCGGCATGCAGGTATTCAAATCATTATAG
- a CDS encoding vanadium-dependent haloperoxidase, producing the protein MKSSLRLGYLLAVLLVGLTGCKKPASPAEYNAKAANPEYYNSALNKLTEVVIHDIFSPPVASRIYSYANLAGYEALVPFDANYESLGGKLKRFESGPKPEAGKDYCFPLASTHAFMTVARALTFSVDFYDTFEKPFYEQYKKDGVPDEVYDRSMAYGEAIAKHVLDYAAKDSYKQTRGFKHTVTNEEGTWVPTPPAYMDAAEPQWNKLRCWAMDTCNQFMPPRPFPYSLAKGSPYEKELDEVYQLGKDLDKQKQDIAYFWDDNAFVMNVAGHVMYASKKMTPGGHWLAIAESVARQKKMTMMQCVEAYALTSFALSDGFISCWDEKYRTKTIRPETVINKSLDPKWTPFLQTPPFPEYPSGHSVISTAAATVMTHLMGDNIAFTDSTEFPYGHGVRSFTSIRGAADEASISRLYGGIHYRSALENGQVEGEKVGKWVIEKIRTRKSGVAQR; encoded by the coding sequence ATGAAATCTTCGCTTCGCTTAGGCTACCTGCTGGCTGTTTTGCTGGTCGGATTAACCGGTTGCAAGAAGCCCGCATCCCCTGCTGAATATAACGCAAAGGCTGCCAATCCCGAATATTATAATTCGGCGTTGAACAAGCTTACTGAGGTCGTCATTCACGATATTTTCTCACCACCCGTTGCCAGTCGGATTTATTCATACGCGAATCTGGCAGGTTATGAAGCCCTTGTGCCTTTCGATGCAAACTATGAATCGCTGGGTGGTAAACTGAAACGGTTTGAAAGCGGTCCAAAGCCCGAAGCGGGAAAGGACTATTGTTTTCCACTGGCGAGCACCCATGCGTTCATGACCGTTGCCCGTGCATTGACGTTCTCGGTTGATTTTTATGACACATTCGAGAAGCCATTTTATGAGCAATACAAGAAGGATGGCGTTCCTGATGAGGTCTATGACCGCTCGATGGCCTATGGCGAAGCAATAGCCAAGCACGTGCTGGACTATGCAGCCAAAGATAGCTATAAGCAAACGCGGGGATTCAAACACACTGTCACGAATGAAGAAGGTACATGGGTGCCTACACCGCCCGCTTATATGGATGCAGCAGAGCCTCAGTGGAACAAACTCCGTTGCTGGGCTATGGATACCTGTAACCAGTTTATGCCGCCACGGCCATTTCCATATAGTCTGGCCAAAGGTAGCCCTTACGAAAAAGAACTCGATGAGGTGTACCAGCTAGGTAAAGATCTGGATAAGCAGAAACAGGATATTGCGTACTTCTGGGACGATAATGCGTTTGTGATGAACGTGGCTGGTCACGTCATGTATGCCAGCAAGAAAATGACACCCGGCGGTCACTGGCTGGCCATTGCGGAGAGTGTTGCGCGCCAGAAAAAGATGACCATGATGCAATGTGTAGAAGCTTATGCGCTTACCTCGTTTGCGCTGAGTGATGGCTTTATTTCGTGTTGGGATGAGAAGTATCGAACCAAAACGATTCGCCCCGAAACGGTTATCAACAAGTCACTCGATCCAAAGTGGACGCCCTTTCTGCAAACGCCCCCTTTCCCCGAATATCCAAGTGGACACAGTGTCATTTCTACCGCAGCCGCTACCGTAATGACTCATCTGATGGGCGACAATATTGCCTTTACCGATTCGACCGAGTTCCCGTACGGGCATGGCGTTCGGTCGTTCACATCCATTCGGGGCGCTGCCGATGAAGCCTCGATTAGCCGGTTATACGGCGGTATCCACTATCGCTCTGCGCTGGAGAATGGACAGGTTGAGGGCGAAAAAGTAGGGAAGTGGGTTATTGAGAAAATCCGTACCCGCAAATCAGGGGTTGCCCAACGATAG
- a CDS encoding RNA polymerase sigma factor — translation MPQPDFDSLYQSYYKKVLKLCLGYTGDYAQAQDLTQETFVKVWQNLAKFKGESLLSTWLYRIAVNTCLNHLRTVRKHPTDTLEMQHNEQAQDEPNDTEQQISLLYTCIHQLAELDRLIITLVLDDTSYGEIAQVVGISEGNLRVKIHRIKQQLTSIFQRHGQL, via the coding sequence ATGCCACAACCAGACTTCGACTCACTTTATCAGTCCTATTATAAAAAAGTACTGAAACTGTGCTTAGGTTATACGGGGGATTACGCACAGGCGCAGGACTTAACCCAGGAAACGTTTGTAAAGGTGTGGCAGAATTTGGCTAAGTTCAAAGGGGAGTCGCTCCTAAGTACGTGGCTCTACAGAATCGCGGTAAACACTTGCCTTAATCACCTACGCACAGTTCGTAAGCACCCAACTGATACGCTGGAAATGCAACACAACGAACAGGCGCAAGACGAACCAAACGACACAGAGCAGCAAATAAGCCTTCTCTACACCTGCATCCACCAACTTGCCGAACTGGATCGACTTATTATTACGCTTGTGCTGGACGACACGTCCTACGGTGAGATTGCCCAGGTGGTTGGCATTTCGGAGGGCAATTTGCGTGTTAAAATTCACCGCATCAAACAACAACTTACAAGCATTTTCCAGCGTCATGGACAACTTTGA
- a CDS encoding alpha/beta fold hydrolase, translated as MKTLLLFILIFITHAGFTQPTSFSVTVTGKGQPVILIPGFSCSGDVWNETVDHLKDHYQCHVLTLPGFAGVAPIKTPVLQTVRDEIIRYINDQKLKRPMLIGHSLGAFMGLWISSKAPSLLSKLICVDGVPFISAMSNPAITADSLTKNPMFNAEAVAQNFVNMPAASYEANMTKSMLWQVSDSTRAQQIAHWSAMSDRRTLGYTYVEMSTTDLRNDIAAIQTPTLVLGSLYFNSEATTERVLNEQYKLLKPKTIRVAHTKHFIMYDDPNWFYQQIDQFLSSSN; from the coding sequence ATGAAAACGCTCTTATTATTTATCCTGATTTTCATAACTCATGCGGGCTTTACGCAGCCGACGTCATTTAGCGTAACAGTTACAGGTAAGGGCCAGCCCGTCATTCTGATACCTGGTTTTTCGTGTAGTGGCGATGTATGGAATGAGACGGTCGACCACCTGAAAGATCACTACCAGTGCCATGTGCTTACTCTACCGGGATTTGCCGGTGTAGCACCAATAAAAACGCCTGTTTTACAGACGGTTCGCGACGAAATCATTCGGTACATAAATGACCAGAAACTCAAACGACCCATGTTGATCGGTCATAGCCTGGGAGCTTTCATGGGGCTCTGGATTAGTAGTAAAGCACCATCCTTGCTTAGTAAATTAATTTGTGTGGATGGAGTCCCGTTTATTTCAGCGATGTCCAACCCAGCCATTACTGCCGATTCATTGACCAAAAACCCTATGTTTAATGCGGAGGCTGTTGCTCAAAATTTCGTCAATATGCCTGCGGCTTCGTATGAAGCAAACATGACGAAGTCGATGCTTTGGCAAGTGAGCGACTCAACACGGGCGCAGCAAATTGCTCACTGGTCGGCGATGAGCGACCGTCGAACGCTTGGCTATACGTATGTTGAAATGAGCACAACTGATTTGCGGAATGATATTGCTGCCATTCAAACACCAACCCTTGTACTGGGAAGTTTATATTTCAATAGTGAAGCCACGACAGAACGTGTTCTGAATGAGCAGTACAAGCTACTGAAACCAAAAACAATTCGGGTGGCGCATACCAAGCACTTTATTATGTATGACGATCCAAATTGGTTTTACCAGCAGATAGACCAGTTCCTATCAAGCTCAAACTGA
- a CDS encoding TetR/AcrR family transcriptional regulator: MDAVIMEKDEKIRRNRSKTTQRIVEALEEVIAERGLEGVGVNRIAEKANVSKVLIYRYFGGMEGLLEYYVKMGKLFPVFTPAILDQIRPLHDSDIARIWYRQVIQTYRYFRTFKAAREVLKASVIENDPIAETTAKAQDEELTRLVHQLSFVKGADTEAISAVVLGAMTYLTIMAQNDRTMISIDLRSEEGWQRIENAVKAIYISLNKMAVSTKDVELELQSANLPVAQW; this comes from the coding sequence ATGGATGCAGTTATTATGGAGAAGGATGAGAAAATCAGACGGAATCGTTCCAAGACTACTCAACGCATAGTTGAAGCGTTGGAAGAAGTCATTGCGGAACGTGGATTGGAAGGGGTAGGTGTTAACCGTATTGCAGAAAAAGCGAATGTTAGCAAAGTATTAATCTATCGGTACTTTGGCGGCATGGAAGGCTTGTTGGAATACTACGTAAAAATGGGGAAACTGTTTCCTGTCTTTACACCTGCTATTCTGGACCAAATTCGTCCGCTACATGACTCCGATATAGCTCGAATCTGGTACCGTCAGGTTATTCAAACCTACAGATATTTCCGTACCTTCAAAGCTGCTCGTGAAGTTCTTAAAGCAAGTGTCATTGAAAATGATCCCATTGCCGAAACGACAGCTAAGGCGCAGGATGAAGAACTGACCCGGCTTGTTCATCAGCTCTCTTTTGTAAAAGGAGCGGATACGGAAGCGATTTCAGCCGTTGTTCTTGGTGCTATGACCTACCTTACTATCATGGCACAAAATGACCGCACAATGATTAGCATCGACTTGCGGAGTGAAGAAGGCTGGCAGCGTATAGAGAATGCCGTGAAAGCAATTTACATTTCGTTAAATAAAATGGCAGTTAGCACAAAAGATGTTGAACTGGAACTCCAGTCCGCCAATCTGCCAGTGGCACAATGGTAG
- a CDS encoding DoxX family protein, which produces MSNLSLYIQTAIYIAAGANHFISPKTYLAIMPPYVPSHNLMVTLSGIAEIVLGIGLLFPATRSLSAWGLILMLIVVFPANVYMATSSRFRKFPAWLRWARLPLQGVLIWWAYLYT; this is translated from the coding sequence ATGTCCAATCTCAGTCTTTATATCCAGACCGCTATCTACATTGCTGCGGGAGCCAATCATTTCATTAGTCCCAAAACTTATTTAGCCATTATGCCACCCTATGTTCCATCACACAATCTGATGGTAACATTAAGTGGTATTGCAGAAATAGTTCTGGGTATTGGGCTCCTTTTTCCAGCTACCCGTTCACTGTCGGCCTGGGGGTTGATTCTGATGTTGATTGTGGTGTTTCCAGCCAATGTATACATGGCTACTTCGAGTCGATTCCGGAAGTTTCCAGCCTGGCTTCGATGGGCAAGGTTACCCTTACAAGGCGTACTTATCTGGTGGGCCTATCTATATACTTAA